A stretch of DNA from Polyodon spathula isolate WHYD16114869_AA chromosome 20, ASM1765450v1, whole genome shotgun sequence:
CGTGTAGAGAGGAGACACAGGGATCCCCTGACTGATACTCAATAACGAGAGCTCAAGAACGCTCCTGCCAGCTTCAATTACTTTGGTATAAAGCAGTTCTTCAGATACATGTTTAACTGCAACACACAATGTAGAAATATATGCCTCAAGACTTCAGGTAACTAGACTGGAGGTTTAAATAACAGAGTGCCTCTTCCTCATAGCAGTAAAAACCCTTTCCAAAAAAGAAAGACTGGCTCAATAAATTCCAACAAGCTGACAAAGGCAGAGGTGAACAACTGCACTTACATTCTCACTAAAATTTCCCTTAAAGCCTTCTTGCTGTCTCCTAATAAGCTCTTCCTGCTGCATTCTCACGTCTTCCTCGCGTCTCCGGCGCTCCTCCTCCTGCCTCAGCTCCATCTGCTTGCGTTTCTGCAGTTCCTGGTTGTGAAGCTCTTCCATTCTCCTCAGTTCTTCTTGACGCCTTAATAAATCTACACATTGAACGGAAGAGCAAGAGGTTACTAAAAACTCATCATTTATAACACCTTGATGCATTGCACAGCAATACTACAtgtgaaaatcaatacaatatttgAAGAGTACAGTAAATGCTAGATGAGCAGTTTTCTGCTGCTTTGCAGACTTTTTCACTTTCTACCTTTGGTGTCAAGAGTATAAAAAGATACAGATAAGAAACAGTCCAGCCACCCTTACCTTGCCTCATCATCATGACCTGGTGCTCATGGCGTGCAGCCTCCATTTCCGCCTCCAGCTTCTCTCTCGCATCTTTGATGTTTCTATCTACTTGTTCATACTGCTGCTTCTCCATATCAATCAGAGCTTTCCATCTCATGGCATACTCGTATTCGAAAGATCCAGGCTGGGCAAACCTGGGCGGCTGTTCACGCTCCCTGGAAAGTTAAGACTTAATTTAACATCtaaaattacaaatgaaacaTGCCATTCCTGAGTATCACCCATAATAAAGTAGTACGCACGCAAGCAGAAACCAGGGTAAAGCAAAGTAGAGACACAAGCCCTATGAACAGCACTGTCTGCATTGGGTCACCCTCAATGGCAGCAGGCAACAGCATCTACTGACACTTCTCTTACAGACTTTTGTACTCTGTGGTAAATGTTATATACTCACTTGTGAAACTGTTGGTTTTTATTAACTATTTTTTCAGGCAGTCCCTCGTCTTCATCATACTGATCCATGGGTTCTACTGTCACCGGTCTGGGAAAACTGAAATACATTCGgcaagaataaacagaaacattttagaATTTATTCATCAAGATACAAGGCACACATTCTTAATTCAAGGTCACCGAAGAATACAAACAAGAAAAGTTGTCAGCTTAAGCACCCTCCTCATTATTTCCTTTTTCCCCTTTAACCGTACTCTTTATAAAATGTACACTATTTACACAGGGGGTTAGGTTAAGTCAAAACTCCCACTTACGCCGTCAACAAGAATGCTCCATCAGCACACCTCTCCAGTGCTTTACGGGCTGCAGGCTTTGCTGTAAATTCAACAATGCCTTTTCCTGTGGGTCTCCCTCGGTCATCAACAATTACAATGGCCCTTTCCAACTGACCAAAGAGAGAGAAAGCCTCTTCCAGCAGCTCGTTGGATACAAACTGAGGTAGGTTCTTCACGGTAAGGGCAGCTCCGTGGGTCGCAAAGCGGACACGAAGCTGTCTACCTCTGAAAGGGGTGTCATCGAGCTCTGCTTTAGCAATCTCTGCCAAGGTTCTGgtttcctttaaaaacacaggaaaactTCATCAAGGAGAGAAACAGTTTCACCGTGTACTGTTGGAAACAGATTTGGGGAAagggatttatttgttttactgtatggcGTTTGATGGTGCTGTTTTAATAGAACTTCCTTGCTGTAGCTAAGAGaccagatatttaaaatgcagctCCAGTCGCAATCTGTCACACACTATGCCCCCCTCTTGTTACCGCCAACAGCAAGGTTATGTAATCAAAACTTTCCCACAAATATTAAGCCATCTTATCCCTATGAATCTCTTATTTCCTTACCAGTCTTATAAATCCAAAGCTCCTTTCTTTGTTGATGAAGATCTCAGAAGGTTTCCCGTACTTTGAAAACAGTTTCTCGATATCTTCCTCGGTCACACCTGACGGCAGGTTGCCAACAAACAGACGACTCCTCTGGGTATACATCTTCTCCCCGGGCTTCCTGAAGTTCTGCAGATCAATAGTCAACTCTGCatctaaataaaacacaagattcTGGGTTTTATATGAAGCGACAGTTCTATTATCCACAATATCACAACAGTGAAGAATCAAGCGGTGATGTGGAAGCAGCCTCCTCACTGTTACCTAACTGTTGCTTGTGTGCCTGCAATACACCTTGCTATATTCCCCACAGTAAAACACATGAAGGGCATTTTCACTAAACACCTTCAATTCAGTTGAACTTGTTatgaaataattaaactaaagaaaGGTGACCACTGAATAAGATACAGCCGAAAGTAGAAATGTAATTGGCGTTAATAAAACTTGAAGAATGCCCTATTAGAAGCATCCCCCGAGCTAGTTCATTTTTATGTAGAATTTAAAGTTGTGTTACCTGGATTTTGCATCTCACTGCTGGATGCGTGCTGCCCGTTGCTGTTTAGATTGGCTCCTGGCTTTTGATGCTGAAGTGGgggttgtgggggctgctgtggTTGTCTCCTTGGACCATGGTTCTGCTGGTCAGGTCGGGGTCCTCGGCTGCCTTGCATCTTTAGGTTAAAAGACAGCACCATGAATACgtgtagccttttttttttttttttaaagatctcaCTGTTGAGCAGGTTGGTATATACAAGGCATCATCACTGAATGGTCTTTATACGCAATGTAACTgttactgggttttttttgtaacgaggtgcaggaaacagggtttaaaatgtactgtcatGCAAATGGTCAGTTTCATCGCGATAACTGAGTCACtctcaaaatgtattaaacaaaaagaaaatgtttaaaacaaccGCTCATATCCTTGAGTACCTTCAGTGTTTAACACGTGAAATGGGATTCATGATTAGTGGTCACTCGGCCCGTTTCTTTATGCAAGTTAAGACTGATTGCCTAGCAAATTTAACTCTACATTTTCTTTTCGTCACGTCATCTGAACTTCATACAAAACACCACATTTTAGAAACAGTGGGTGATAGATCCGAATATCGTGCCTACTTTCTCCAATATGCAAACGAGGATATGGCAAACAAATGTCAAATATGGATctattctgaaaaatatatattattaaaaaacaaccaaaaaaacaaccaaaaaaaaacttgcaacagATAAAATAAGTATCGTATAAAATAGCTCAAACCAATCGCTATACGTGGCCAGAAACTGGGTCCATGAGCATGTTTTTACACTGCGGGAATACTGAATTTCAACCAAAAGCGGCATGTctctaaattaaacaataattcagtGGTAAAGTCCTAAACAAACGCGTCCGAAATAAACAGGAGATATAACAAACCGTGTCTGTGCATTGAATGGTCTAAAACGGAACAGAATTACGCCAGATGCTTTTAACTCTAGCAGCACCTTACTCGGGACTCTCCTGGATTGAAACAAAGGAGATCCGGTGGAAAGAAAACATCGCTTTAAAACACAACCACCGACTTGCAATGCACGACCTCGCACCAGACACAGTGTGCGTGCTTTTAATATAGCTCGCAGAGTATTAAAACCGACCCTCCCGGGTGCGACTCTGCACACGCAGGGCCTCCATTGTTGTTGAGATAACACggacaccccctccccctccggCTGCCCACACACTGGCCTACCCAAACACAGACATTAATAACCAAGCCACGCCACACCGCTAACCTCTCCCAGAAACATATTTACATGAGGCGCTGCGCTACCGATTCGGAcagattaaaatacatttcaagccaACGGTCTCGACTAGGGCCGTGTAAAACACAGACAAGCCAAACAAAAGAGCCCGCTTTCTAATTCCGGAGCGTCATATTGACCCAGATTACACACAACACCAGACTACAGCGGATAAATACGCGATTCCGCACACTTACCTTCTAACCAAACCGACTCGTGGAAATGCCTGGATTTAATTCGCTTCTCGATTAAACAGCCAACAGAAGAGCGGAGCGCCTGCCTGtcgccttttcttttttttttttttcgcacaCCTAAAATTATTGTGCAGTTAACGTACCGCCTCTCGCTGCTGCTTATTGGTCACATGTGGTCACACGAGTCACTCTAATTGGATACTGGTAATGCCAATCTCCACAGCGCACACACCCATTGGGttaaatgttgtcattttaaagGGTGACACGGGGATCGTCCCTCTGACAGTTTTGATTGGCCCGACGAAGGCTTTTGAATAATATAAAAGAAGCTGATTAGCTGCTGTTGATGtcaatttattttcaagttaGTGTGGCAGAACAGGCTGCGCAGTTCCAATGGCTTCAATTCAAAAGTCATTTAAATGCACGCtacagtgtgttgtgttttaataatcTGTACAGTGATAATGCagctttacaatatatttattcatttcgCTTTTACAAaaccagcaaaaataaatatgatttttttcatCAGCATATTTCATTCTTTCTTGAAGAATACTGTACATGCTGCCACGGCCAGGCTATTGCCGGCTGTGTTGCATTGGGGGTTATCGAGTTAGGAGAAGAGCCAAGAGGGTTGGGCTCCTCCCCAGATCTCAGTACTATACCAACAGCAAACACCAACGCCTCTCCTTTCCAGTTACAAGCAACATGTGTTACTTGTTATCACCTTTCCTCGTGAAGCTCTGGTGATCTCCCCCCAAAACTgattattgtttattagtttatttcttGTCAGAGGTCAATGATGACACGATGCGGTCCATGTTAAAGTTACTACTGTACAAGAACACTGCATTATTCCCTCATCAACTTATTTGTGAACCAAGGAAAGGGTGCAGTAGAAGAAACAGAAGGAGCGTCTGGGTAACCCAAAcgtttgttttgtgaataaacCATGCATGTTTGTCACAACACCATCAATACACATACAGAATCAGCCCTATTGTGTGTTTTGCTCCTGCCGAGTAATGGCGCTCTAATGTATAGCAGCATCATACAACCTGGAAGAACGTATATATTAAATAGCTGCCATCAGGCGCTTCAGAGAATCAATTTCCGTCTTGTTTGCACTGTGACGGGTCTAAGGGTTTGTGAGGAGAGCAAAGATAGGCCGAACGCAATTATCACGATTGCCTTGCAGTGTttacgcacacacactcactcactgtctGTGTTTAGCCGGCACTCTCCCCGGCTGTAACAGCAGAGCTGGAGGAGGTAGCTGGAAATTGAGGAACGATACAGGATCTGGAGCTGGTGGGTGTTTTTCGTGAGTGGCGTATTAATTATTACTATAACAGAATAATTGAAGTGTTTATCATTTGCATGCAAGCTAGATTTTTTGGTCAAAGCACGGTTTCTATTACAAGCTGGCAttattcatctttttattttttattttttttgaaaaattgcACAGTAGCATTTTTCGATCTTCTTGCGGAGTGCCTACGATAATAATGGCGGACTCGTGCAATGTGTGCTTAAACAAGCTTGGCGTTTATTTGTTAAAATCAGCTTTAAACGATGCAATCAAACACCGCACCGCTGAGCGTTGCAGAAGGTCAATGCGAAAACTCAGAGTTTGCATTttcagtgttgtcttttttattaatttcctttAGTTTACCGTGCTGTGTCACACCGTAAACACATATGTACATTTTCAAACGCtagatatgttttcattttaaagtttttttttttttttactagaatgCGTTTTGAATAGAGGCCTCCCAAGGTGTAGCCTGTATCAGAAGTAGCAGTTAAACAGTTAATATAATCACTTCTGGCATACCCACTGGTTCGCCATGATTGTAAAGTGGTATATCATGATATCACATGTTGCACGGGGAAAATGTGTTGTAACACATACGTGTAACCGTGGATGTGTGTATTATTACAACTTTGCACGACTGTCGTGCAAAATGACAGCGGGCGGGTGATACGTATTGCAGTGTGTATACGCGTAAATGTGtacgtttttttcttcttttcttgttttaagtGTGCTTCAATGCAGTAAAGCCTATCGATACTGCCTCTTGCAGAAAGAAGCTAGTTTCTTGCCCCTCCCATTACAAAAACGGTGAAAATCCAGTCCGTGGTTTGGCTCTCACCGTCTCAAATCGAGTCTCgtcgatggggggggggggggacattgaGATCTCGCGAGGCTTCCTTCACGCCGCTCCAGCGTGGTCCAATCGGAGAGCAGGCCTTGCCTGTTTGCTCCAGAACGGTTACTGCTGCAAAAGCTGCTCGTTTTTAAAGTCACAGGCACCCGTTTTCCACGTTCGTTTGGACAAGCACTGTGAAATTAATGTCACTTTGTGGGGTAGGAATCTCGACACTATCCAGGTAACGCGTTTGCAGATGGGACTCATCAGCCGACAGCGAGGGGGCAGTGTTAAAAAAAGTGTGAAACTTGCACCGGGTGCCGAATTtctagaacaaaaataaaaatggagtTACAAAATGTCTTCTGTTTACAGACTGCCTTTTGGAATACCGGATACCGTAGGGAGCTCAGATTGTCACCAAGCCGCGTGTTTCTGTAAGGCGTTTGGCATACAGGCCAGTTTTTGTGAAAGGATGTTGTCGTTCGGTACATACAAATAACACAGCTCCTTCACTGGGGCCTGGCTCCTGAATAACAGATTTGcacattttgatattttgttacaataaaaataataataaaaaaacacggGTCTTAAGTTGTCATGGTAATGTGGATAATGTGGCTTGCTATCGTTGTACTTAGTCAAAATTAGTGAATAATGACCTTCGTGCACCGAGCTTGTCAGTTATTAGTTCGAAAACGCATATGCCATtttctgaaataaattaataacaggACCCGTCTGTCGTATCGCAAAATGGCCTTTCCCCACGTAGCGCTGGGGTGTATGCTGTATGCACAGGATTTACAGGGTTAATGGATAGCACGCGTTTACTCCTGTGGTTTATCTTGGATGACAGTGGCGAATGATATCATAGGCGACGCCCAGTTAATTacctaaatgttgtttttgtttatttatttgtggtagTAATATACTATAAAACGGTTCTATCTTCAGACCCAGTTTATGCCTGTTGTCAAATGCTTGCAGTACGGCACATAGTCTTGCGACTCAGCAATTAAGTTAAAACTATATAAAGTTGATAACAGCAGCCACAAAtctgcgatttttttttttaagaggaaaaaacaaacaagcatttgtCTTAGCTATATCAGTTCATCCTGTTTTATCTTGATTTTTGTTTCTCACTACAGTGGATTTGCTGCCAAACTATGGATCCCAGTGAGCTTCCAGGGTCTCTAAACCCCTTCCAGCTTGCAGATGAGGCCTTGAGGAATGACTTGCTGACCATGCCCACCAGCATGGAGGTCCCCGGCAGCGCCTTGCTGGGGCTGGAGGAGTACAGCGCTGCCACGCCCACTCTGACTCAGTCCGAGAGGGTCAGGCAGAAGACACAGGACAGCTTGAGCATCTTGGAGAACCCGGACTCCTTGGAACTGTCCAAGACCCAGGTGGAGGAGTTCTACAGCAAAGTGTTCCCAGAGCCGTCTGGATCGGCGGGCCCCTGGCCAGCAGATGTGCCTAATTGCAGAGAAGCTGAGGCAGTGATGCCAAAGCTGTCTGGGGATGTAGAGATGGAGGAGGTTGAGGATTTGGTAGGGAAGGAGTTGGGGAATGACTTTGGCAGCCGAGAGGAGGCACCACAGCCACAAACGGAAGGGGAGCAGATAAAAAGTACACTGGTAGTGAAGCCCGAATTGAAAGCTGAAAGTAGCACTGTAAGCCCACCCTCATCTGTATCCCCGGCTGTATCTAACCAAGAGGTGTCTTTGGTAGGTGAGAAAGAGACTTGCTCCAAAGAGCTTGATGCTGAGCAGGGGGAGACCAAGCCTGAGCAGGGGGAGACCAAGCCTGAGCAGGGGGAGATCAAGCTTGCAGAAGTTGCCTCTTCAGCAGAATGCCAAACCTCTGCTGTAGAGAGCCTGGTGCAAATCAAAAATGAGTGTAAAGCTGAAGGTGATACAGCAGCAGAGGGCAGCAAAAGCCAACAAGCCAGCAGGGCCAAATTGGAAGAAAAGGCAGAGACACCACCAGCAGCTGCTAAAGGTGAGGCGATTCTGCAATCGCAGTACAAGCTGTTACTGTTGTTCAGCCTCAGTTCAAGTGAAATGTGCATTGTATGAGGGGGTCACtttacacattttgttatttctgATCAGTTACCAGTTGCTGTATAAAATACAAGCTGTGAAGGAGGCATTCGGTTTTGACTTCAGGGAGGCTTGAAAGACCATATAGAGATTTATTATAGATTTCCTTCAGGCAAAGTCCTGACTCATTGCAATTACAGCCGCTTTAAACACTGCTGAAACAAGACCACAGAACCTTAAAGTTGATGAACGGCTTTATAATTTCAGACATACAGATATTATGTTAGTGCATAAGGGATTATTGTGAATGTGTTATATGTAATGCAATGTgttactaaacacacacaatgaacacAGAAGATGGGTCTTGTTTGTAAGTTGTTAAAGCCAATCTGCTGAACGTTTTCCTGTCTCCTGCACAGATCAGACACAGGGGAATCTGGCAGCCTCGAGCCCAGACGAAAAAATTACTGATGCTTCAGAGGAAAAACCCAAAGGCAGGATGGTAACACACGCATTACTAAAGAACATAAGACAGTTTGCATTCACCACATCAATGCTCTTCCATTTCCTAGGAGctttcaaaactttgtcaagttggtaAAGTTGTTATACATGCTGGTAAATTTATTATACCTCCTAGTGTTTTATCTGACTTACTGCTGGTTTTTCAGgctctgattagcactaatctttgaGTACCTAATGTCATCTTGGGTAAGATTTTTGTATTGCTTGCAGGGGAGGTATGGTAtagtttttatatactgtatgttattaaaGTTGACAGCCATCTATGGTTGCAAGACTGTATATTGGGGTAGTATTTGTAATTGATGAAGGGGTTCATACACCATGTTGGTGTTGGTTATAGCACACGTGTTTTCTGCACTTGGTTAAAAAAAGTTCTCTGTTTACTTGCCTTACTTTCACGTAGCCTATTACTATTTCACTTGCCAACCCTAATCCTAcagggtggggacagtttcactgTCCAGGTGAAATAACCAAACAAGTGCAGTCTAAAAGTAAGGCttcaaacagagatttctttaaatgcacatttgtttaaaattaaatacgtgtttgcaaaatatgtttttcatcctacacaggtaagatttatggaatctttttttttgtcacaactACTTCaaattgtaaacattaaaaaaaaaaaaaaaaaaaaaaaaacaaggcttaTCTTTCTGATGATTCTGTTAGGAAATGAGGAGAACTGAACGCTTTAGGAGAACCGAATCCCGGGGATCGACAGGACTTTCTGACAGTGGTgagtgctgtcttttttttttttttttgaggtacaGTGGTGTTCAAAGAATGTTAGGTTTTCTACCTCCTTCCCCTGGTGTTACCCCATAAGTCACTGCACATCTGTGCACCCTGAACAGTTCTCTCCTTTTAAAGCTCAGTTATCCGATGACGACTCTGACGCCATGGTGGATGATCCCAACGATGAGGACTTCGTCCCGTGCAGCACCCCACGACGCTCCACTCGGATGTCTCTGCGCAACCAGAGGCCTCACACGCCGGCTATTGCTGCAGTCCCTCCTGGTGCACTCAGCCGGCCGAGGAGCACAGTGCACAGCGCGCCACCGAGCACAGTGCACAGCGCGCCACCGAGCACAGTGCACAGCGCGCCACCGAGCACAGTGCACAGCGCGCCACCGAGCACACCCCACAGCGCGCCGCCACGCTCACTCACCAAAATGTACTGCGCACACTGCAGGACCCCACTGCAGAAGGGGCAGACTGCCTACCAAAGGAAAGGGATGCCCCAGCTCTTCTGCTCTTCCATCTGCCTCTCTGCCTTCTCCAAGAAACCGCCAAGGAAGAAGCCTTGTGTGTTCTGCAAAAAGTAATTTTGgctacatatttatgtattttattatcatgTACACTTCACCCGGTCTCTCAAGTTAAACTGTTTTCTCATGAGGACCTTGGGTGGGCTGGATGATTGTGAAATAAGACCGTTTTATAAGATCTGGTCACCTGTACATATCAACTTAGGAGAAAttattgtgtgtggtgtgtttttttttttttttttatatatatatatatatatataaaataacacaatacatacagtagttaCTTACAATTGTCAATCCCTTTCGACTTTCTTGTCTGTCTGCCGTGCACAAGGATACACTTAAGGCAAAGTGTTATATACTGGTAGGTTCTGAAATCTGGCGTTTTGACTAATTGCttcataatttgttatttttgttatccTTTGCTTTTCAGCTGACAGGATATTGAGGGACTTGTCAGTATGCCCTGCATGACTACCTTTCTGAAAGCAATACGTTGTATTAGCTTCACATTTGCTGCTGCTGTTCCTCTCTCTCCGCAGGGACATTTGGACTACAAAAGATTCCGTTGTCGCCCAGACTGGACCGGGAAACTCTTTCCAGGAGTTCTGTAATAAAACTTGCCTTTCACTTTACGAAGCCCAGTTACAAAAGGCGGCTGTTCCAACAGCTGATTCTACTGCCCCAAGATGTAGCATCTGCCACAAAGCAGGAGAGGTAAGAGAACTGTGCATCAATCCTGAGATGTCTTGCAGAGCGGCCAGCGCAGCGCTGCTTCCCTGAAGATTTTAAGTGCTCATCAGTGGACTCTCAGTcgtttttaaaagctgattttcAAAGTCATTTACTCAAAGTAGTCATTAGCACAATTGTTGCAAGATATCCTATGAAAGAAAATCACACCATGCACTCAAGCTTTAGATATGATTGTTTCCTTTCCCAGGTTAGGCATGGTCAATACTTGACTTCTTAGATTTTTTGGTTTTTCCTAGCTCTTTGTTTCTGGTGATTGTCTGCATTCTTACCACTGAGCTGAATCCATCACATTCAGTGTCCTGTGTACTTTTTGACATATATCCTAACGGGAAAGAAACTTTACacgggttttttttatttttattgaatggtAAGATTATGAAATATGTAGCACAAGTAAAAACGTGTATTTTCCAGTTTGAGGTTCTTCCTAAtgatatacaaataaacaaatacatgtttttgcaGATCCAGCATGAAGTGAGCAGTGGCAATATGGTCCACCGTCTTTGCAGTGACACCTGCTTTACCAAGTTCAGAGCCACAAAGGGGCTGAAAACAAACTGCTGTGATAACTGTGGGGTGTACATCTACAACAAAGGGCTTCCTCTCGAGTACCTCTTTCACGAGGGACAGCAGAAGAGGTTCTGCAACTCTGCCTGCTTAGCTATGTACAAGAAGGTGAGAAGAGCCTACTTTGTCCTGAAACATCCCAGAAATTTACCGTGTGTACGGTGCAAACTTCAGTTTCTTGCTATATAGACAGTTCAGTGGGTTTAAAAAGAAACTTTCAGCACTTTGGAAGTCACTACCAACCATTATCAGAGAATCTACAACTGaagccaaatttaaaaaatcctgtaAGATTCACttattttcttctgctttttCTTAAACTCTTTCTTTACTGCAGACTGCAGtgctttttataatatttttatgattttatttttatatgtattttatttatgtacttatatcatttttttgattgctgtttgttttgtacagcg
This window harbors:
- the LOC121295517 gene encoding non-POU domain-containing octamer-binding protein-like translates to MQGSRGPRPDQQNHGPRRQPQQPPQPPLQHQKPGANLNSNGQHASSSEMQNPDAELTIDLQNFRKPGEKMYTQRSRLFVGNLPSGVTEEDIEKLFSKYGKPSEIFINKERSFGFIRLETRTLAEIAKAELDDTPFRGRQLRVRFATHGAALTVKNLPQFVSNELLEEAFSLFGQLERAIVIVDDRGRPTGKGIVEFTAKPAARKALERCADGAFLLTAFPRPVTVEPMDQYDEDEGLPEKIVNKNQQFHKEREQPPRFAQPGSFEYEYAMRWKALIDMEKQQYEQVDRNIKDAREKLEAEMEAARHEHQVMMMRQDLLRRQEELRRMEELHNQELQKRKQMELRQEEERRRREEDVRMQQEELIRRQQEGFKGNFSENREQEMRMTMAGQGMGMSRNSMGGNPMPAGPVAIQTEGGSIMHNDRFSMGGPMEAQGNAMPGAGPGGFPRGPQGADFGPNKRRRY